In Alosa alosa isolate M-15738 ecotype Scorff River chromosome 23, AALO_Geno_1.1, whole genome shotgun sequence, a single window of DNA contains:
- the atg9a gene encoding autophagy-related protein 9A → MAHFDTEYQRLETSYNDSPPGEENLLVHVPEGTKPQWHHIENLDLFFQRIYNMHQKNGFTCMLMGEIFELVQLVFVVAFTVFLANCVDYDILFANKFVNHTDSAKVTLPDAFLPVDVCSARIRDNVAAIFILVISGVFWIHRLTKFIYNICCYWEIRSFYNNALKMSMADLPYFTWQEVQARIVEIQKEHQICIHKKELTELDIYHRILRFKNYMVAMVNKSLLPVRFHLPMLGNWVFYTRGLKYNFELIFFWGPGSLFENEWSLKTEYKRGGNRLELADRLSSRILWIGIANLLLCPVILVWQILYAFFSYTEVIKREPGSLGARCWSLYGRCYLRHFNELDHELMSRLCKGYKASSKYMNCFMSPLFTVVAKNVAFFAGSLLAVLIALTIYDEDVLAVEHVLSSITLLGVCVTVCRSFIPDKHMVFCPEQLLKVILAHIHYMPDHWQGNAHRYETRDEFSQLFQYKAVFILEELLSPVITPFILIFCLRRKSLEIIDFFRNFTVEVVGVGDTCSFAQMDVRQHGHPAWMSAGKTEASIYQQAEDGKTELSLMHFAITNPHWQPPRESTHFISQLKEKVHREATVSHQGAVGDSHAFTSIHSLQSEEPRSLIANLLSGPPPLASLHLGRDGSLANHVSVGLSDRGAPTLCSLSPLSGSLHMRGSYPSSRLPRPDHPAVSTSRAMAGSGTDARTVSSGSSAWEGQVTSMVLSEYASTEMSIHALYMHELHKQQSRGELSRHTWHRQESDESSESVIDDVEAPRNMPRSNTFPCTATPHQEGAALQSSGQRRYGGTTDALSGASRSQRSARVAMGGWVEEIQPGRHHEPVPEEGSEDELPPQIHKVT, encoded by the exons ATGGCCCACTTCGACACGGAGTACCAGCGTCTGGAGACGTCATATAACGACTCCCCTCCCGGCGAGGAGAATCTGCTTGTCCACGTTCCGGAGGGTACGAAAC CACAATGGCATCATATAGAGAACCTGGACCTGTTCTTCCAGAGA ATCTACAATATGCACCAAAAGAATGGATTCACATGTATGCTGATGGGAGAAATATTTGAGCTTGT gcAACTGGTGTTTGTTGTGGCATTCACTGTGTTCTTAGCCAACTGTGTGGACTATGACATCCTGTTTGCGAACAAGTTTGTGAACCACACAGATTCAGCAAAGGTCACGCTACCTGATGCCTTTTTACCAGTAGATGTGTGCAGTGCTCG AATCCGTGACAATGTGGCCGCCATCTTCATCCTGGTAATTTCTGGAGTATTCTGGATCCACCGGCTCACCAAATTTATTTACAACATCTGTTGCTATTGGGAGATCCGCTCCTTCTACAACAATGCCCTCAAGATGTCCATG GCGGACCTCCCTTACTTTACCTGGCAGGAGGTGCAGGCGCGCATCGTGGAGATCCAGAAGGAGCACCAGATCTGCATCCACAAGAAGGAGCTGACCGAGCTGGACATCTACCACCGCATCCTGCGCTTCAAGAACTACATGGTGGCGATGGTCAACAAGTCACTGCTGCCCGTGCGCTTCCACCTGCCCATGCTGGGCAATTGGGTGTTCTACACGCGCGGCCTCAAGTACAACTTTGAGCTCATCTTCTTCTGGGGCCCCGGCTCGCTCTTCGAAAACGAGTGGAGCCTGAAGACGGAGTATAAGCGCGGCGGGAACCGCTTGGAGCTGGCCGACCGGCTGAGCTCGCGCATCCTCTGGATCGGCATCGCCAACCTGCTGTTGTGTCCGGTCATCCTGGTGTGGCAGATCCTCTACGCCTTTTTTAGCTACACGGAGGTGATCAAGCGCGAGCCGGGCAGCCTAGGCGCGCGCTGCTGGTCGCTGTACGGCCGCTGCTACCTGCGCCACTTCAACGAGCTGGACCACGAGCTAATGTCGCGCCTCTGTAAAGGCTACAAGGCCTCGTCCAAGTACATGAACTGCTTCATGTCGCCACTATTCACGGTGGTGGCCAAGAACGTGGCGTTCTTCGCGGGCTCTCTGCTGGCCGTGCTTATCGCGCTCACCATCTATGACGAGGACGTACTCGCCGTCGAGCACGTGCTCAGCAGCATCACCCTGCTGGGCGTCTGCGTCACCgtctgcag GTCTTTCATTCCAGACAAGCACATGGTGTTCTGCCCAGAGCAACTGCTGAAGGTGATTCTTGCCCACATCCACTACATGCCAGACCACTGGCAGGGCAATGCCCACCGCTACGAGACCCGTGACGAGTTCTCCCAGCTATTCCAGTACAAGGCG GTGTTCATCCTGGAGGAGCTGCTGAGTCCAGTCATCACTCCGTTCATCCTCATCTTTTGCCTGCGCCGCAAGTCCCTGGAGATCATCGACTTCTTCCGAAACTTCACCGTGGAGGTGGTGGGAGTCGGAGACACCTGCTCTTTCGCCCAGATGGACGTGCGCCAACACGGGCATCCTGCG TGGATGTCAGCGGGCAAGACGGAGGCGTCCATCTACCAGCAGGCGGAGGACGGGAAGACTGAGCTGTCGCTCATGCACTTCGCCATCACCAACCCACACTGGCAGCCCCCGCGCGAGAGCACCCACTTCATCAGCCAGCTCAAGGAGAAGGTGCACCGTGAAGCCACCgtcagccaccagggggcagtaGGCGACAGCCATGCCTTCACCTCCATCCACTCGCTCCAGTCAGAGgag CCCCGCAGTCTCATCGCTAACCTGCTGTCAGGGCCGCCTCCTCTCGCCTCCCTGCACCTGGGCCGAGATGGCTCATTGGCCAATCACGTGTCGGTCGGCCTTAGCGACAGGGGAGCACCGACACTGTGCTCGCTCTCGCCACTCAGCGGGAGCCTCCACATGCGAGGCAGCTACCCGTCGTCCCGCCTGCCCCGCCCTGACCACCCCGCCGTGTCCACCAGCCGCGCTATGGCCGGATCAGG tacTGATGCTCGCACAGTCAGCTCTGGAAGCAGCGCTTGGGAGGGTCAGGTGACCAGTATGGTCCTATCAGAGTACGCCTCCACGGAGATGAGCATCCATGCCCTCTATATGCATGAG CTCCACAAGCAGCAGTCTCGCGGTGAGCTCTCTCGCCACACGTGGCACCGACAGGAAAGCGACGAGAGCAGCGAGAGTGTTATCGACGATGTCGAGGCCCCGCGCAACATGCCACGCTCCAACACCTTCCCCTGCACTGCCACTCCACACCAGGAGGGGGCAGCACTGCAGAGCAGTGGTCAGAGGCGCTACGGGGGAACCACAG ATGCGTTGAGCGGAGCTAGCAGGAGCCAGCGGTCAGCTCGCGTGGCCATGGGAGGCTGGGTAGAGGAGATCCAGCCAGGTCGGCACCACGAACCAGTACCCGAGGAGGGTTCTGAGGATGAACTACCACCACAGATCCACAAG gTGACATAA